A section of the Hyphomicrobiaceae bacterium genome encodes:
- a CDS encoding bifunctional acetate--CoA ligase family protein/GNAT family N-acetyltransferase, whose translation MTVRNLDALFQPRSVVFVGASSEPGTVGETIVKNLMAGGFGGKILLVNPRHSEIHGQPCFKSIDDLPVVPDLAVVATPAKTVPDIIAQLGKKGVRAAVVVTAGLGPLKATMLDNARPYCLRILGPNGIGLMLPTLGLNASFAHRDAPKGTIAFLSQSGALLTTVIDWAAGRDIGFSHVVSLGDMSDIDFGDLLDYFAGDMESRAILVYMEALTNASKFISAARRAARVKPVIVVKSGRHEAGARAAMSHTGALAGSDAAYDAAFRRTGLLRVQTLPDMFAAAEVLARRPRLHGERLTILTNGGGAGVLAVDALQDEGGIVAPLEPETKAKLDAVLPAGWSGGNPVDIIGDAGPERYRAAMDALLEDKSVDALLVMQCPTALADPLANAQAILDEYHAQTRDNLNPKPLLTCWLGEGSARASRELFVKDKIPTFETPSDAVVGFMQLVRYARAQQELIQTPDAGPKFEADDDSEVTRIIASALSEGRDVLNAIEAKAVLAAEGIPVAETIVARNAAEVEAAAAQVLVHNAACVIKILSPDISHKSDVGGVRLGLESAKAAAIAAQEMMERVASVRPDAKIEGFMVEAMIRRPGAHETIVGMSVDRTFGPMILFGAGGTAVEVVADRALALPPLDDVLARQMIKETRISKLLKGYRNTPPANVGAIADTLVKISHLVVRHPEIRELDINPLIVDEEGVLALDARIRVEDERLKPRMALAIRPYPLQWETRFDIAGVGDVLVRPVRPEDERLYEKFFSNISSEDVRMRFFTPRVALSHQFLARLTQIDYAREMAFVALAPESGDLLGVVRLVLDPDLATGEYGILVRSDQKGRGLGWRLMQHLITYARAEDVRSITGLVLSENTTMIEMARRLGFKMTIGEDDPEVVEVRLDL comes from the coding sequence ATGACCGTTCGCAATCTCGATGCTCTTTTCCAACCCCGCTCGGTCGTATTCGTGGGCGCCAGCTCAGAACCTGGTACAGTTGGCGAGACCATTGTCAAAAATCTGATGGCCGGAGGATTTGGCGGAAAGATCCTGCTCGTCAATCCGCGTCATAGCGAAATTCATGGTCAGCCTTGCTTCAAATCAATCGATGATCTTCCTGTAGTTCCGGATTTGGCGGTGGTGGCGACACCCGCCAAGACGGTTCCCGACATCATTGCTCAATTGGGCAAGAAGGGCGTGCGCGCGGCCGTCGTCGTGACAGCTGGGCTAGGCCCGCTAAAAGCGACGATGCTCGATAACGCTCGGCCCTATTGCCTTCGCATTCTGGGGCCAAACGGCATTGGCTTGATGCTACCGACACTCGGTCTCAACGCGAGCTTTGCGCATCGCGATGCGCCGAAGGGGACAATCGCATTCCTGTCTCAGTCGGGAGCGCTGCTGACGACGGTGATTGACTGGGCTGCCGGTCGCGACATTGGATTTTCGCATGTGGTCTCGCTCGGTGACATGTCGGACATCGATTTCGGTGATCTTCTCGACTACTTCGCGGGAGACATGGAGAGCCGAGCCATCCTGGTCTACATGGAGGCGCTCACCAATGCTTCCAAGTTTATTTCGGCCGCCCGCCGCGCTGCACGCGTGAAGCCGGTAATCGTGGTGAAGAGCGGACGCCATGAAGCCGGAGCGCGCGCAGCCATGTCCCACACTGGCGCTCTTGCCGGTTCAGACGCTGCATACGATGCCGCCTTCCGCCGTACTGGCCTTTTGCGTGTGCAAACGTTGCCAGATATGTTTGCCGCCGCCGAGGTTCTTGCACGCCGTCCCAGGCTCCATGGGGAACGCTTGACCATTCTCACCAATGGCGGCGGCGCGGGTGTCCTTGCTGTCGATGCCCTGCAGGACGAGGGCGGAATTGTTGCACCTCTTGAGCCGGAGACGAAGGCCAAGCTTGACGCCGTGCTCCCTGCTGGATGGTCGGGTGGCAATCCCGTCGACATCATCGGAGACGCCGGTCCTGAACGGTATCGTGCGGCCATGGATGCGCTTCTGGAGGATAAATCGGTTGACGCCCTCCTCGTCATGCAGTGTCCAACGGCGCTCGCTGATCCACTCGCGAATGCACAAGCGATTTTGGACGAATATCATGCGCAAACCCGCGACAACTTAAACCCAAAGCCGTTGCTGACGTGCTGGTTGGGCGAGGGATCGGCGCGGGCTTCACGCGAACTGTTTGTGAAAGACAAAATCCCAACGTTCGAAACGCCAAGCGACGCCGTCGTCGGGTTTATGCAACTTGTCAGATATGCGCGGGCACAGCAGGAACTCATCCAGACACCCGATGCTGGGCCGAAGTTCGAGGCCGATGACGACAGCGAGGTGACGCGGATCATCGCATCGGCGTTGAGCGAGGGCCGCGACGTTCTCAATGCCATTGAGGCCAAGGCCGTGCTTGCCGCTGAAGGCATCCCGGTCGCCGAGACGATCGTTGCGCGCAACGCGGCAGAAGTCGAAGCCGCCGCCGCCCAGGTGCTAGTCCACAACGCAGCCTGTGTGATCAAGATCCTTTCGCCGGACATCTCGCATAAGTCCGACGTGGGAGGCGTGCGGCTTGGGCTTGAAAGCGCGAAAGCCGCCGCCATTGCCGCGCAGGAAATGATGGAGCGGGTTGCATCTGTAAGGCCGGACGCAAAGATCGAAGGCTTCATGGTGGAAGCCATGATCCGTCGCCCAGGCGCGCATGAAACCATAGTCGGAATGAGCGTGGATCGCACGTTCGGGCCGATGATCCTGTTCGGAGCCGGTGGAACCGCGGTTGAGGTGGTGGCCGATCGTGCTCTGGCGCTGCCTCCGCTTGATGATGTGCTCGCCCGACAAATGATCAAGGAAACGCGCATCTCGAAGTTGCTCAAGGGCTATCGCAATACGCCACCGGCGAACGTGGGGGCCATTGCCGACACGCTGGTCAAGATCAGCCATCTGGTCGTGCGACACCCCGAGATCCGCGAACTGGACATCAATCCGCTGATCGTTGACGAGGAGGGCGTGCTGGCGCTCGACGCACGCATTCGGGTGGAGGATGAAAGGCTGAAGCCGCGTATGGCGCTCGCCATCAGGCCTTATCCGCTTCAGTGGGAGACTCGCTTTGACATCGCGGGTGTCGGTGACGTGTTGGTTCGCCCGGTGCGCCCTGAGGACGAACGGCTTTATGAGAAGTTCTTTTCCAATATTTCTTCGGAAGATGTGCGGATGCGCTTCTTCACGCCACGGGTGGCGCTATCGCACCAATTTCTCGCACGCCTTACGCAAATCGACTATGCGCGCGAGATGGCCTTCGTTGCGCTTGCGCCCGAAAGCGGCGATTTGCTGGGTGTCGTCCGTCTGGTTCTCGATCCCGATCTGGCGACGGGGGAATACGGAATCCTGGTACGCTCAGATCAGAAGGGTAGGGGGCTCGGGTGGCGTCTGATGCAGCACCTCATTACCTATGCCCGCGCCGAGGATGTCCGCAGCATCACCGGATTGGTGCTATCGGAAAATACAACCATGATTGAGATGGCTCGCCGGCTTGGGTTCAAGATGACGATCGGCGAGGATGATCCTGAAGTGGTCGAAGTGCGCCTCGATCTCTAG
- a CDS encoding DUF3445 domain-containing protein, which yields MGLMFKDETYRDDYTFSNSKESILRFPFPFAEDKYMYSVNIEPHVTGPKGSAYEFPIDIDEHYVSDMRDRAITLNLDPLRCQSLPHMLTAEWDLLELLMTSMSESYPDHFTLDRDGDNWHWINRPLGIEHKFVFGDAATLPHKPMEYITRQCQGDFCILDQRDGDLWIDAGMVTSQADWSLDFDIGMSFMEWHAPVPLAHQVGVFDRALRFLLNMQLGRPVRRLNWTMTINPRLDTSPETYPQWGTDRTTVTPKNVGDKVHLRVELQGLWRLPRSNAIVFSIRGYLIKMNELVTVPKWGRRMHRVLRDLHPEIANYKGLSRYRDTTIAWLSKYDDGAPTSLGTWPE from the coding sequence ATGGGCTTGATGTTCAAAGACGAGACCTATCGCGACGACTACACTTTCTCCAACAGCAAAGAGTCCATCCTGCGCTTCCCATTCCCGTTCGCCGAGGACAAGTACATGTACTCGGTCAACATCGAGCCGCACGTTACAGGACCGAAGGGGTCGGCGTACGAATTTCCGATCGACATCGACGAACACTACGTCTCCGACATGCGCGATCGCGCCATTACACTCAATCTCGATCCGTTGCGCTGCCAATCACTGCCGCACATGCTGACGGCAGAATGGGATCTGTTAGAACTTCTCATGACTTCCATGTCAGAGAGTTATCCCGATCATTTCACGCTGGATCGCGACGGCGATAACTGGCACTGGATAAACCGGCCGCTCGGCATCGAGCACAAGTTCGTTTTTGGGGACGCTGCAACGCTTCCCCACAAGCCCATGGAGTACATTACGCGCCAGTGTCAGGGTGATTTCTGCATCCTGGATCAGCGCGACGGCGATCTTTGGATCGATGCAGGCATGGTCACCTCCCAGGCAGACTGGTCTTTGGATTTTGACATCGGCATGAGCTTCATGGAATGGCACGCACCCGTGCCCTTGGCTCATCAGGTTGGTGTCTTCGACCGTGCCCTCAGGTTTCTGCTCAACATGCAATTGGGGCGTCCCGTGCGACGTCTCAACTGGACGATGACGATCAATCCGCGGCTCGATACTTCGCCGGAAACCTATCCCCAGTGGGGCACGGATCGCACGACCGTGACGCCGAAAAACGTCGGGGACAAGGTGCATCTGCGCGTCGAGTTGCAGGGGCTGTGGCGGCTGCCGCGATCAAACGCCATCGTGTTTTCCATTCGCGGCTATCTGATCAAGATGAACGAACTTGTGACGGTGCCGAAGTGGGGCCGTCGGATGCACCGCGTTTTGCGCGATCTTCATCCCGAGATCGCCAACTACAAAGGTCTGTCGCGTTATCGCGACACCACCATCGCATGGCTGTCCAAATACGATGATGGAGCACCGACATCACTCGGCACTTGGCCTGAATAA
- a CDS encoding PDR/VanB family oxidoreductase: MNASNSIRVRVADAVAVTPSVRRLKLVPVSDSGLPEFSGGAHTIVELAGHERTARNPYSLMGSPFDVSSYEISVLRVPNSRGGSAFIHDRLQPGSELSISTPVNLFPLDRRARKHIFIAGGIGITPFMAMMSQLTKECANFELHYAMRSPQTGAYWQLLTSLYGPRVKTYFNSKGETIDLNALLDCQPLGTHLYVCGPSGMIDWVLDSARGYGWPDENLHCERFSAPEPGKAFTATLARSNLEVAVSESQSLLEAIEAAGVAAPYLCRGGACGQCETTVRSCAGAIEHHDHYLSEAEKASGKKIMPCVSRTDGSPIVLDL, encoded by the coding sequence ATGAATGCCTCAAATTCCATACGTGTGCGCGTGGCGGACGCCGTCGCGGTGACGCCGAGTGTGCGCCGCTTGAAACTGGTTCCGGTCTCCGATAGTGGACTTCCCGAGTTTTCCGGCGGCGCACATACGATCGTCGAGCTGGCGGGACATGAACGAACGGCACGCAATCCCTATTCGCTCATGGGATCGCCATTCGATGTTTCGTCCTACGAGATCAGCGTTCTGCGCGTTCCGAATTCGCGCGGGGGTTCAGCCTTTATCCACGATCGTCTTCAGCCAGGCTCCGAATTGTCGATCTCGACACCGGTCAACCTGTTTCCCCTAGACCGCAGGGCGCGCAAGCACATCTTCATAGCAGGTGGCATCGGTATCACGCCCTTCATGGCAATGATGTCCCAACTCACCAAAGAGTGCGCCAATTTCGAATTGCACTATGCCATGCGGAGCCCGCAGACCGGCGCTTACTGGCAGCTCTTGACTTCTCTCTATGGTCCGCGCGTCAAGACTTACTTTAATAGCAAGGGAGAAACCATCGATCTCAATGCTCTGCTCGATTGCCAACCTCTCGGCACCCACCTCTATGTCTGCGGCCCGTCCGGAATGATCGACTGGGTGCTGGACAGCGCACGCGGCTATGGTTGGCCTGATGAGAACCTGCATTGTGAGCGTTTTTCAGCGCCGGAACCGGGAAAGGCTTTCACAGCAACGCTCGCGCGGTCAAATCTCGAAGTTGCCGTGAGCGAAAGCCAGAGCCTTCTGGAAGCCATCGAGGCGGCGGGTGTGGCCGCACCGTATTTGTGCCGCGGCGGCGCGTGCGGGCAATGTGAGACCACTGTTCGCTCCTGCGCTGGCGCCATCGAACACCACGACCACTATTTGAGCGAGGCTGAAAAGGCATCAGGCAAGAAGATCATGCCGTGTGTCTCGCGCACGGACGGGTCACCCATCGTACTCGATCTGTAA
- a CDS encoding HAMP domain-containing sensor histidine kinase: protein MQVFKAARQSIWSRLIVGLVTVAVLAALATSYLIYTRFVAINSAFRDRTLQGDAMIMRKLLKRASEGKPLQFPDFLADNFQQGRGKYAIVSDKGVLISGSPGVNEPLAAIDDDKERDFFLSDNDHDGRMLYGYTLRGTYGTRPVWIQVAVPDGELAADTVLAEFVEDIGWVWVPVLFGLLGINLMVARIGLAPLREAASQAEAIGPNAVSGRLDASGLPREVEALVNAINRAFDRLEDGLEAQKAFIADAAHELRTPVAVLKAHSSLLTPGPEVEKLKEEIRAMERLVNQLLDSARIGAMNVEAGARVDLTDVAINVAHHLGPICLQRGRSIEVDSPGPVLINGSAELLRCAVRNLAENAMRFTPRNTSIEITVAQDANDAVISVRDHGPGVKLQERADIFKRFWQGGRDRGGGAGLGMDIVARIVKVHSGSIELKDAPGGGALFEMRFAKAPEEIVKGAMSSLPGTSERNTLAAIATR from the coding sequence ATGCAGGTCTTCAAGGCGGCCAGACAGTCCATCTGGAGCCGGTTGATTGTTGGCCTGGTCACCGTTGCCGTTCTAGCAGCCCTCGCAACGAGTTACCTGATCTATACTCGGTTTGTTGCCATCAACAGCGCATTCCGCGATCGCACGCTTCAAGGTGATGCGATGATTATGCGCAAGCTCTTGAAACGCGCCTCCGAAGGAAAGCCTCTGCAGTTTCCGGACTTCCTTGCGGACAATTTTCAACAGGGGCGAGGCAAATACGCCATCGTTAGCGACAAGGGCGTATTGATTTCGGGCTCGCCGGGCGTAAACGAGCCGCTTGCAGCAATCGACGACGACAAAGAGCGTGATTTCTTCTTGTCCGACAACGACCACGATGGTCGCATGCTCTATGGATATACGCTGCGCGGCACTTACGGCACGCGCCCAGTGTGGATACAGGTAGCTGTGCCCGATGGCGAGCTTGCCGCTGACACAGTCCTTGCGGAGTTCGTAGAGGATATCGGCTGGGTCTGGGTGCCTGTCTTGTTCGGCCTGTTGGGCATCAACCTTATGGTGGCACGTATTGGTCTGGCGCCATTGCGCGAAGCGGCCTCGCAGGCGGAGGCCATCGGGCCCAACGCGGTCTCCGGTCGCCTCGACGCTAGTGGCCTCCCGCGCGAGGTCGAGGCGCTCGTGAACGCCATCAACCGTGCTTTCGATCGTTTGGAAGATGGGCTTGAAGCTCAGAAGGCGTTCATTGCGGATGCCGCGCACGAGCTGCGGACGCCGGTCGCGGTTCTCAAAGCTCATTCATCTTTGCTGACGCCTGGGCCGGAGGTTGAAAAGCTGAAAGAAGAGATCAGAGCGATGGAGCGCTTGGTCAATCAGCTTCTCGACTCAGCAAGAATTGGCGCCATGAACGTCGAGGCTGGTGCCAGGGTAGATCTCACGGACGTTGCCATCAACGTTGCCCATCACCTTGGACCGATATGTTTGCAAAGGGGGAGATCGATAGAGGTCGATTCGCCTGGGCCGGTCCTTATCAACGGATCGGCTGAGCTGCTGCGCTGTGCGGTGCGAAATCTGGCCGAGAACGCCATGCGCTTCACACCGCGCAATACCAGTATCGAAATCACTGTCGCACAGGATGCCAACGATGCAGTGATTTCCGTGCGCGACCATGGTCCGGGCGTGAAGCTTCAAGAGCGCGCCGATATCTTCAAACGATTCTGGCAGGGCGGTCGGGATCGCGGCGGTGGCGCGGGGCTTGGCATGGATATCGTTGCACGGATCGTAAAGGTGCATTCCGGCTCGATCGAGTTGAAAGACGCGCCAGGCGGCGGTGCATTGTTCGAGATGCGCTTTGCGAAGGCCCCCGAGGAAATCGTGAAGGGGGCGATGTCGTCGCTTCCCGGCACGAGCGAACGAAATACGTTGGCAGCGATTGCGACGCGCTAG
- a CDS encoding type 1 glutamine amidotransferase — MHILVLQHLAVEHPGTLRDFLQEDGVTWETVELDAGETIPALARFDMMWVMGGPQDVWQTTEFPWLVDEIAAIRTFVTQLRRPYLGLCLGHQLLAAALGGEVGLAREGEVGLMDVKLSEQGRRDRLLQGMPDPLPVLQWHGAEVKSVPSDVAVLASSERCAIQAIRYGACAYGLQFHAEVTATTVADWAAIPAYAQALDRALGSGAAARLEADVAAKLSNFNAVARTLYRNLMQASAQPAT, encoded by the coding sequence ATGCATATCCTCGTTCTCCAACATCTGGCCGTTGAGCATCCAGGCACATTGCGCGATTTCCTGCAGGAGGATGGCGTGACGTGGGAGACGGTTGAACTCGATGCGGGGGAAACGATACCTGCGCTCGCCCGCTTTGATATGATGTGGGTTATGGGTGGCCCCCAGGATGTCTGGCAGACGACTGAGTTCCCATGGCTAGTGGATGAGATCGCCGCCATTCGGACCTTCGTCACGCAGTTGCGACGTCCCTATCTGGGGCTTTGTCTGGGCCACCAGCTGCTCGCGGCGGCGCTTGGTGGCGAGGTTGGATTGGCGCGCGAAGGCGAAGTCGGTCTCATGGACGTGAAGTTGTCGGAGCAGGGCCGCCGCGATCGACTTCTGCAAGGGATGCCTGATCCCTTGCCGGTGCTTCAATGGCACGGGGCGGAGGTAAAGAGCGTACCTTCCGATGTTGCTGTGCTCGCATCGTCGGAACGCTGCGCCATCCAGGCTATCCGCTATGGCGCGTGCGCCTATGGGCTGCAGTTTCATGCCGAGGTTACTGCTACGACAGTTGCCGATTGGGCTGCGATCCCGGCCTACGCTCAAGCCCTGGATCGTGCTCTAGGCTCGGGCGCAGCAGCACGCTTGGAAGCGGATGTGGCGGCCAAACTTTCCAACTTCAACGCCGTCGCGCGCACGCTCTACCGCAACTTGATGCAGGCTTCGGCACAGCCTGCAACTTGA
- a CDS encoding AAA family ATPase: protein MAQAQDEIFAYLSNPKNWPEKPDKVDVVDTHGARIFLAGDSVMKIKRAVKLPYLDFSTLDLRKRYCLHELAINSPGAGGLYRDVIPITRERDGRLLVNGSGTPVEWAVRMHRFDQGDLLKSVTARGALTPKMLDELADGIALYHANAPASKAEAERMSDVTAGVLSGLETSATPELSGLLQDLRATFQTVLSGTQALRATRAKSGHIRRCHGDLHTANIVLWKGHPVLFDALEFDEELATIDTMYDFAFLLMDLERMNAREAANALLNRYLWRTQDISDVEALRLLPLFMSLRACVRALVAMDRFAATHGDSGTLRASAHRSLAHAHHWLQPPPPRLIVVAGLSGTGKTTLARALAPLIDPAPGALHLRSDLERKALAGVEPTDRLPPSAYSKQTANAVYNRLIARGEAALRAGHSVIIDAVMADPSERDDVEALAHRTGVPFFGLWLEGDAQTLKTRVANRVGDASDATSAVVEKQLGYDIGNIRWPRLDATASAPQTLSEARGVLGIADRASNAAP, encoded by the coding sequence ATGGCGCAAGCCCAAGACGAGATTTTCGCTTACCTGAGTAATCCGAAGAATTGGCCGGAAAAACCCGATAAAGTGGACGTGGTCGATACCCACGGCGCGCGCATCTTCCTGGCGGGCGACAGCGTCATGAAAATCAAACGCGCCGTGAAACTACCTTATCTCGATTTCTCCACGCTGGATCTGCGCAAGCGCTATTGCCTGCACGAGCTTGCCATCAACAGCCCAGGGGCTGGAGGCCTCTACCGCGATGTCATCCCCATTACGCGCGAGCGCGACGGTCGCCTGCTCGTCAATGGTTCTGGCACGCCTGTGGAATGGGCTGTCCGGATGCACCGCTTCGACCAGGGGGATCTTCTCAAGTCTGTGACCGCGCGCGGCGCACTCACGCCGAAAATGCTGGATGAACTGGCTGATGGCATTGCCCTCTACCACGCAAACGCGCCGGCCTCCAAGGCCGAGGCGGAACGCATGAGCGATGTTACGGCAGGCGTTCTTTCAGGATTGGAGACGTCAGCCACACCCGAGCTGTCAGGTTTGTTACAAGATCTTCGCGCAACATTTCAAACGGTTCTCTCCGGAACCCAAGCCTTGCGCGCAACCCGGGCTAAGAGCGGGCACATCAGACGCTGCCATGGCGATCTGCATACGGCCAACATCGTCCTTTGGAAGGGACATCCCGTTCTGTTCGACGCGCTCGAATTCGATGAAGAGCTCGCCACGATCGACACGATGTATGACTTTGCCTTCCTGCTCATGGATCTGGAACGAATGAACGCGCGCGAAGCGGCGAATGCACTGCTAAATCGCTACTTGTGGCGCACTCAGGACATCAGTGATGTGGAGGCCCTGCGGCTGCTGCCCTTGTTCATGTCGTTGCGTGCCTGCGTGCGTGCCCTCGTTGCTATGGACCGATTCGCGGCCACACATGGCGACAGCGGCACACTGCGAGCTTCAGCACACAGATCGCTTGCACACGCCCACCACTGGCTTCAGCCGCCACCACCCCGCCTAATCGTCGTTGCGGGACTGTCCGGCACAGGAAAGACGACCCTCGCTCGCGCCCTTGCGCCCCTCATCGATCCAGCTCCGGGCGCACTTCATTTGCGCAGCGACTTGGAGCGGAAGGCGCTGGCTGGCGTCGAGCCAACCGATCGTCTTCCGCCATCAGCTTACTCGAAGCAAACGGCCAACGCTGTCTACAACCGCCTGATCGCACGCGGCGAAGCAGCACTACGTGCCGGTCATAGCGTCATCATCGACGCGGTCATGGCTGATCCATCGGAACGCGACGACGTCGAGGCTCTCGCACACCGAACCGGTGTCCCATTTTTCGGACTTTGGCTTGAAGGCGACGCGCAGACACTCAAGACGCGCGTAGCAAACCGTGTAGGCGATGCTTCGGACGCGACATCAGCGGTGGTCGAAAAGCAGCTCGGCTACGATATCGGCAACATTCGCTGGCCGCGGCTCGATGCAACGGCTTCAGCGCCGCAAACACTTTCGGAAGCGCGCGGCGTTCTAGGTATCGCAGACCGCGCATCGAACGCAGCGCCATAA
- a CDS encoding dimethylamine monooxygenase subunit DmmA family protein, whose protein sequence is MLAAGIPSRPVYPGLKPDATARHNLILCEGEGAGAVLDLAKSAPPQFFNRTTIVFLPDGPAGKSYEAPLEALEPGALWIHPSLATLLFRLKNVLSTANMGTRLYVAGSEPFIGSVIQYAIEAGIDQKSVFSEHRGSARRRVQCVHCKGMTENVTTNPVVCDHCGLNLLVRDHYSRRLGAFMGVCIDAEVPGEAPAPEEIYK, encoded by the coding sequence ATGCTCGCTGCCGGAATTCCGAGCCGACCCGTTTATCCAGGGCTGAAGCCCGACGCAACCGCACGTCATAACCTCATTCTTTGCGAGGGCGAAGGCGCGGGCGCCGTGCTCGATCTGGCCAAATCCGCGCCTCCCCAATTCTTCAATCGCACCACGATCGTCTTCCTGCCCGACGGGCCAGCAGGCAAAAGTTACGAGGCGCCGCTTGAGGCGCTGGAACCTGGCGCACTATGGATCCATCCAAGTCTCGCCACCCTACTCTTCCGGCTTAAGAACGTGCTTTCGACGGCCAATATGGGAACACGTCTGTACGTCGCCGGTAGCGAGCCATTCATCGGCAGCGTCATCCAGTATGCCATCGAAGCTGGTATCGACCAGAAATCGGTCTTCAGCGAGCACCGCGGAAGCGCCAGACGGCGCGTCCAATGCGTGCATTGCAAAGGCATGACGGAGAACGTCACCACCAACCCGGTCGTGTGCGATCACTGCGGATTAAACCTGCTTGTGCGCGATCACTACTCTCGCCGTCTTGGCGCATTCATGGGCGTGTGCATCGACGCCGAAGTTCCCGGCGAAGCCCCCGCGCCCGAGGAGATCTACAAATGA
- a CDS encoding ammonium transporter, with product MADQATAMTTIFTEFYYWLTVVLMFLIHIGFCMYEVGVSRTKNVQHTLLKNAMAIPVVGIAFFLFGMWLYIAPQGWPVSTSSVSFATGFEPWSDKLAPNLSDHISGVFWAAFALFGMTAASIVSGSIIERSKTTGFLIIAVWVGAIAWVIPAAWGWAGNGWMTQYFGFHDQYCSAVLHGVSGFAALGILINLGPRIGKFAPDGTPREIPAHNPWMVTIGLFLIYVGFWGFYAACHIPIVNVAPEGQEAFYTATNIYGVPITLSGVTMNFLLALFGGMMSAYLISHGNAYWTFSGGLTGLISASAGNDLYHPAIAFVIAVMGTIIAYQLHNWVEKKFKLDDAVGAVAVHGYCGMFGGIIAGFVLWGYPAVMPSAGTAVALSEGAGWFGTNAEGLPIITPMGNTIVTLIFCFGFGFVPAYLLGKLLKALGMLRVDPKVELTGLDGEMSHTTYPGMSGTEAAFEALQRKEFKV from the coding sequence ATGGCCGATCAAGCGACAGCAATGACTACGATTTTCACGGAATTCTATTATTGGTTGACCGTGGTTCTAATGTTTCTAATCCACATCGGCTTCTGCATGTATGAAGTCGGCGTGTCGCGCACAAAGAACGTGCAACACACACTCCTGAAGAATGCGATGGCTATTCCCGTGGTGGGAATTGCATTCTTCCTATTTGGCATGTGGCTCTATATTGCCCCTCAGGGCTGGCCCGTCAGCACCAGTTCGGTCAGCTTCGCCACGGGCTTCGAGCCCTGGTCAGATAAGCTTGCACCAAACCTCTCCGATCACATCTCCGGCGTGTTCTGGGCAGCATTCGCACTGTTCGGCATGACCGCCGCTTCGATCGTTTCGGGCTCGATCATCGAGCGTTCCAAGACGACCGGATTCCTGATCATCGCAGTCTGGGTCGGCGCGATTGCCTGGGTCATTCCGGCCGCTTGGGGCTGGGCCGGCAATGGCTGGATGACTCAATATTTTGGGTTCCATGACCAATACTGCTCCGCCGTTCTGCACGGCGTTTCAGGCTTTGCCGCTCTCGGCATCCTCATCAACCTGGGGCCGCGTATCGGCAAATTTGCGCCCGACGGCACGCCGCGCGAAATCCCTGCCCACAATCCCTGGATGGTCACCATTGGACTGTTCCTGATCTATGTTGGCTTCTGGGGTTTCTACGCCGCTTGCCACATCCCGATCGTGAACGTCGCGCCGGAAGGCCAGGAAGCATTCTACACCGCCACCAACATCTACGGCGTTCCGATTACGCTGTCGGGTGTGACGATGAACTTCCTGCTCGCCCTGTTCGGCGGCATGATGTCGGCCTACCTAATTTCGCACGGCAACGCCTACTGGACGTTCTCTGGCGGTCTGACCGGACTCATCTCAGCGAGTGCGGGCAACGATCTCTATCACCCAGCCATCGCATTCGTGATCGCCGTGATGGGCACGATCATTGCCTATCAGTTGCACAACTGGGTGGAAAAGAAGTTCAAGCTCGATGACGCTGTCGGCGCCGTGGCCGTGCATGGCTACTGCGGCATGTTCGGCGGCATCATCGCGGGCTTCGTCCTGTGGGGCTACCCCGCGGTCATGCCCAGCGCCGGCACAGCCGTTGCGCTGTCGGAGGGCGCAGGCTGGTTCGGCACAAACGCCGAAGGTCTGCCCATCATCACGCCGATGGGCAACACGATCGTCACGCTCATCTTCTGCTTCGGCTTCGGCTTCGTGCCCGCTTACCTGCTCGGCAAGCTGCTGAAAGCCCTTGGCATGCTGCGCGTTGATCCGAAGGTGGAACTCACCGGCCTCGATGGCGAGATGAGCCACACCACGTATCCCGGCATGTCGGGAACCGAGGCGGCCTTCGAAGCCCTGCAACGCAAGGAGTTCAAAGTCTGA